In Nitrospiria bacterium, a single genomic region encodes these proteins:
- a CDS encoding DUF502 domain-containing protein, with product MMKRLRNTLLTGLIALLPLYLTVTLLVWLLKTMDALFQPLISTFLHVEIRGLGVLMTLAIIFIAGLILSSVYGALVLGWIDGLLERLPIFKGIYRNIKRIVDSLNPNNPSGFKEFVLVEHSSGEGFNGGFLTGEFTLTKADGARRNLAVVYIPSNHLYLGAIHVVDRSRIVKTTLKLQDGVTFALSAGASIKGDIHQIQ from the coding sequence ATGATGAAACGCCTTCGAAATACGCTGCTGACCGGTCTCATTGCGCTGCTTCCCCTTTATCTGACCGTCACGCTTTTGGTCTGGCTGCTGAAGACGATGGACGCCTTATTCCAGCCCTTGATCTCCACGTTTTTACATGTCGAGATACGGGGGCTGGGCGTGCTGATGACGCTGGCGATCATTTTTATCGCGGGCCTGATTCTTTCAAGTGTTTACGGCGCACTGGTCCTGGGCTGGATCGACGGCCTTCTCGAACGGCTTCCGATCTTCAAGGGCATCTACCGGAACATCAAGCGGATTGTCGATAGCCTGAACCCGAACAATCCGTCGGGATTCAAGGAATTCGTCCTGGTGGAGCATTCATCCGGGGAAGGATTCAACGGCGGATTTCTGACGGGAGAGTTCACGCTCACGAAAGCGGACGGCGCCCGGCGGAATCTGGCCGTGGTGTACATCCCGAGCAACCATCTTTATCTCGGCGCGATCCATGTCGTCGACCGGTCGCGCATCGTCAAGACAACCCTGAAGCTTCAGGACGGCGTCACCTTCGCCTTATCGGCCGGCGCCTCCATCAAAGGGGACATCCACCAGATCCAGTAG
- the amrS gene encoding AmmeMemoRadiSam system radical SAM enzyme, which translates to METAVNRPDAVVPTRYWHKLEDGRVQCDLCPRFCKLNEGQQGLCFVRARQNDQIVLTTYGRSSGFCVDPIEKKPLNHFLPGTSVLSFGTAGCNLSCRFCQNWDISKSREVDTLADAASPEVIARAARELGCRSVAFTYNDPVVFHEYAIDVARACRTAGIKTVAVTAGYVCEAPREEFYRYMDAANVDLKGFTERFYQQITAGHLQPVLDTLIYLKHRTNVWFEITTLLIPGENDSDREIDALTRWVLEHLGPEVPVHFTAFHPDYKMLDKPPTPPATLTRARRIAMENGIRYAYTGNVHDPEGDSTYCHGCGKKLIGRDWYLLSDWNLTEDGRCRSCGTACAGVFSGPPGDWGPRRLPVRLQDFY; encoded by the coding sequence ATGGAAACCGCCGTGAACAGACCGGATGCGGTTGTGCCGACGCGGTACTGGCACAAGCTCGAGGACGGCCGCGTCCAGTGCGATCTGTGCCCTCGTTTTTGCAAGCTCAACGAAGGCCAGCAGGGCCTCTGCTTCGTGCGGGCCCGGCAAAACGATCAGATTGTCCTCACCACGTACGGGCGCTCGAGCGGGTTTTGCGTCGACCCCATCGAAAAAAAACCGCTGAACCATTTTCTTCCCGGCACCTCCGTGCTTTCCTTCGGAACGGCGGGATGCAACCTGTCCTGCCGGTTTTGCCAGAACTGGGACATCAGCAAGTCCCGCGAAGTGGACACCCTGGCCGACGCCGCGTCCCCCGAAGTCATCGCCCGCGCCGCGCGGGAATTGGGCTGCCGCAGCGTGGCCTTTACCTACAACGACCCGGTCGTCTTCCATGAATACGCGATCGACGTGGCCCGGGCCTGCCGGACGGCCGGGATCAAGACGGTGGCCGTGACGGCGGGCTACGTTTGCGAGGCGCCGCGCGAGGAATTTTACCGCTATATGGACGCGGCCAATGTCGACCTCAAGGGTTTCACGGAGCGATTTTATCAACAGATCACGGCCGGGCATCTCCAACCCGTTCTGGACACGCTGATCTATCTCAAGCACCGGACGAATGTCTGGTTTGAGATTACGACGCTCCTCATCCCGGGTGAGAACGATTCGGACCGGGAGATCGACGCCCTGACCCGGTGGGTGCTGGAACACCTGGGACCGGAGGTGCCCGTTCATTTCACCGCGTTCCATCCGGACTACAAGATGCTGGACAAACCGCCCACCCCGCCCGCGACACTGACACGGGCGAGACGGATCGCCATGGAAAACGGGATCCGCTATGCCTACACCGGCAACGTTCATGATCCCGAAGGTGACAGCACCTACTGCCACGGGTGCGGTAAAAAATTAATTGGCCGCGACTGGTACCTCCTTTCCGACTGGAACCTGACCGAGGACGGCCGTTGCCGGTCCTGCGGCACCGCCTGCGCCGGGGTCTTCTCCGGTCCGCCGGGAGACTGGGGCCCAAGGCGCCTTCCGGTGCGCCTTCAGGATTTTTATTGA
- the alaS gene encoding alanine--tRNA ligase, with amino-acid sequence MNSDNLRKGFLEYFSRQGHTLVPSSPLIPQKDPTLLFTNAGMVQFKDVFLGNESRAYKRAVSVQKCMRAGGKHNDLENVGMTGRHHTFFEMLGNFSFGDYFKTDAIAFAWELLTKHWNLPKARLWITVFREDDEAEGLWKQIGVPADRIKRMDEKDNFWAMGDTGPCGPCSEILIDQGEAAAGAPHNCKGVGCDCDRYLEIWNLVFMQFMRNPDGKLTALPKPSIDTGMGLERITAVTQGVLSNYDTDLFLPIFKSVSETTDQDLVALRNGMPGRVIADHIRAITFLIGDGVLPSNEGRGYLLRRVIRRAARYGKELGLNEPFLYKLSGAAVDAMVTTYPELARSRTVIAQVTQGEEERFIQTLNQGVGLFKEVMDKVKATGQSVIPGGEAFRLYDTYGFPLDIATDMARDVGLRIDEAGYQAAMADQRDRARKSWVVKEVAPYYSEASARLGLTEFVGYDSLEEEIRLIGILKGGRPVSKAAAGETVELIFDRTPFYGESGGQAGDQGLLEHPSALAEIHATIKPVPGFFVHQGKVTQGEVVEGETYRAVVSPAARWGAARNHTATHILHSTLREILGEHVKQSGSLVAPDRLRFDFGHFKPLTAQEIKRIETVVNERVREDDPVETQVMDFQEAVRTGALAFFDDKYGDRVRVVRISDFSKELCGGTHCHETGQVGLFKLVQEGSIAAGVRRIEALTGEMAYLHVRKQEEDIREIAALLKVQPAEVVEKTRRLLAQMREREKEMDRFKGRAAGSQAEDLASEARTVDGIRVLAKQLQDGLEAKDLRAFMDRLKNRLKTNYIAVVASTSADQSNAFLITAVSPDMTGRFNAGEIAKEIAGIVGGSGGGRPDMAQAGGKNVSKLSEALARVYEIVEKKRP; translated from the coding sequence ATGAATTCCGACAACCTGCGCAAAGGATTTTTAGAATATTTCAGCCGGCAGGGGCATACCCTTGTTCCGAGTTCCCCCTTAATTCCACAAAAAGACCCGACCTTGCTGTTCACAAACGCCGGCATGGTCCAATTCAAGGATGTTTTTCTGGGAAATGAAAGTCGTGCTTATAAGCGGGCCGTCTCGGTTCAGAAATGCATGCGAGCCGGCGGAAAGCATAACGATTTGGAGAATGTGGGGATGACGGGGCGTCACCACACCTTCTTTGAAATGCTGGGCAATTTTTCTTTCGGCGACTACTTTAAAACCGATGCGATCGCATTTGCGTGGGAATTGTTGACGAAGCATTGGAATCTTCCCAAGGCCCGGCTCTGGATTACGGTCTTCAGGGAAGACGACGAGGCCGAGGGATTATGGAAACAGATCGGGGTGCCGGCCGACCGGATCAAGCGCATGGATGAGAAGGACAATTTTTGGGCCATGGGTGATACCGGCCCCTGCGGTCCGTGTTCCGAGATCCTGATCGACCAGGGAGAGGCGGCCGCCGGCGCTCCGCATAACTGTAAAGGCGTCGGCTGCGACTGCGACCGGTATCTCGAGATCTGGAACCTGGTCTTCATGCAGTTCATGCGGAATCCCGATGGAAAACTCACCGCGCTTCCGAAGCCCAGCATCGATACCGGGATGGGCCTTGAGCGGATCACGGCCGTGACCCAGGGGGTCCTCTCCAATTACGACACGGATCTTTTCCTGCCGATCTTCAAAAGCGTTTCCGAAACGACCGACCAGGATCTGGTCGCGCTGCGCAACGGCATGCCCGGACGGGTGATCGCGGACCACATCCGCGCCATCACCTTTCTGATCGGCGACGGGGTGCTGCCCTCCAACGAAGGCCGGGGATACCTGCTGAGACGGGTCATCCGGCGCGCGGCGCGGTACGGAAAGGAACTCGGGCTGAACGAGCCGTTCCTCTATAAACTCTCCGGAGCGGCGGTGGATGCGATGGTCACGACCTATCCCGAGTTGGCCCGCTCGCGGACGGTCATCGCCCAGGTGACCCAGGGAGAGGAAGAGCGCTTCATTCAGACCTTGAATCAGGGCGTGGGCCTCTTCAAAGAAGTGATGGACAAGGTGAAGGCGACCGGCCAGTCGGTCATCCCGGGCGGCGAAGCTTTCCGGCTGTACGATACTTACGGGTTCCCCTTGGACATCGCGACGGACATGGCGCGCGACGTCGGCCTTCGGATCGACGAGGCCGGTTATCAGGCCGCGATGGCCGACCAGCGGGACCGGGCGAGGAAATCCTGGGTGGTAAAGGAAGTGGCGCCGTATTATAGCGAGGCTTCCGCCAGACTGGGGTTGACCGAGTTCGTGGGCTACGACAGCCTGGAAGAGGAGATCCGTCTCATCGGGATTTTAAAGGGCGGCCGCCCGGTGAGCAAAGCCGCGGCGGGCGAAACGGTCGAGTTGATATTCGACCGGACGCCGTTTTACGGCGAATCGGGCGGACAGGCCGGCGATCAGGGACTGCTCGAGCATCCCAGCGCCCTGGCCGAAATTCATGCCACGATCAAACCGGTGCCGGGATTTTTCGTCCATCAGGGAAAGGTGACTCAGGGCGAAGTGGTGGAGGGAGAAACCTACCGGGCGGTCGTGAGCCCCGCGGCGCGGTGGGGAGCGGCGAGAAACCATACCGCCACGCATATCCTTCATTCGACGCTCCGTGAAATTCTGGGCGAGCATGTCAAGCAGTCCGGCTCGCTTGTGGCCCCGGACCGTCTCCGGTTTGACTTCGGACATTTCAAGCCGTTAACCGCGCAGGAGATCAAACGGATCGAGACCGTCGTGAACGAACGCGTTCGCGAAGACGATCCGGTCGAAACGCAGGTGATGGATTTTCAGGAAGCGGTCCGGACCGGCGCGCTGGCGTTTTTCGACGACAAGTATGGAGACCGCGTCCGCGTGGTGCGTATTTCGGACTTCAGCAAAGAACTCTGCGGGGGAACCCATTGCCATGAAACCGGCCAGGTCGGGTTGTTCAAGCTCGTGCAGGAGGGCAGCATCGCGGCCGGCGTCCGACGGATCGAGGCGCTGACGGGCGAGATGGCGTATCTGCATGTCCGGAAGCAGGAGGAAGACATCCGGGAGATTGCCGCGTTGTTAAAGGTCCAACCGGCCGAGGTGGTCGAGAAGACCCGGCGGCTTCTGGCCCAGATGCGCGAGCGCGAAAAAGAGATGGACCGGTTTAAAGGACGGGCCGCCGGCAGCCAGGCGGAGGACCTTGCATCGGAGGCCCGGACGGTGGACGGGATCCGGGTGCTGGCCAAGCAGCTTCAGGACGGACTGGAGGCGAAAGATCTGCGGGCGTTTATGGACAGGTTGAAGAACCGGCTGAAAACGAATTACATCGCGGTGGTAGCCTCCACCTCCGCCGACCAGAGCAATGCGTTTCTGATCACGGCCGTTTCGCCCGATATGACGGGCCGCTTCAATGCGGGCGAGATCGCGAAGGAAATCGCCGGCATTGTCGGCGGTTCGGGCGGAGGCCGTCCGGACATGGCGCAGGCCGGAGGGAAAAACGTCTCAAAGCTTTCGGAGGCGCTGGCCCGCGTTTACGAAATCGTGGAAAAAAAGCGGCCATAA
- a CDS encoding phasin family protein, with amino-acid sequence MVTKMMKKMVMAGLGVEAKARETWEELVRRGEENQRDYAKKMKERVAGLEKDLSRLEKKERDLIDKVMAKLPLATKADLDRLEKKIQELTAKIKSG; translated from the coding sequence ATGGTTACGAAGATGATGAAAAAAATGGTGATGGCCGGTCTTGGGGTTGAAGCGAAGGCCCGCGAGACTTGGGAGGAGCTGGTCCGGCGTGGAGAGGAGAACCAGAGAGACTATGCCAAAAAAATGAAGGAACGCGTCGCAGGGCTGGAGAAAGATCTGAGCAGGCTGGAAAAGAAAGAGCGGGATCTGATCGATAAAGTGATGGCCAAGCTTCCCCTCGCAACCAAGGCAGACCTGGATCGCCTTGAGAAGAAGATTCAGGAGCTGACGGCCAAAATAAAAAGCGGCTAA
- the ruvX gene encoding Holliday junction resolvase RuvX: MSAPGERILALDLGERRIGLAVSDELGWTAHGLPTMERIGPKKDIQRLREVVGRCQVRKLVVGLPRNMDGSLGPQANLVLDFIEHLKDKLKLDVIPWDERLTTQAAERALLEADMSRAKRRKKVDQVAAVLILQGYLDSRRGLLQTASQTDA; encoded by the coding sequence ATGTCGGCCCCGGGCGAACGCATTCTGGCCTTGGATCTGGGCGAGCGACGGATCGGCTTGGCCGTCAGCGATGAACTGGGCTGGACCGCACACGGCCTTCCCACGATGGAGCGGATCGGCCCCAAGAAGGATATCCAGAGGCTCCGCGAAGTCGTAGGCCGGTGTCAGGTCCGGAAGCTGGTCGTAGGCCTCCCTCGCAACATGGACGGCAGCTTGGGACCTCAAGCCAACCTCGTTCTGGACTTTATCGAGCACCTGAAGGACAAGCTGAAGCTGGATGTTATCCCGTGGGATGAACGTCTCACAACACAGGCGGCCGAACGGGCCCTTCTCGAGGCGGACATGAGTCGCGCCAAACGCCGGAAGAAAGTGGACCAGGTTGCGGCCGTGCTGATCCTGCAAGGCTATCTGGACAGCCGCCGAGGTCTGCTCCAGACCGCCTCCCAAACCGACGCGTGA
- the mltG gene encoding endolytic transglycosylase MltG, protein MELTVQKRIGRMAIPLLFIGTALLFVLVQEVTFLYIPPDRDRVQKVLEIPEGTTLRKTARLLFQNGLITSVESFVVVGKILAIERHIIPGEYAFHTRMLPLEIIGLLKSGRVIEHEITIPEGSTLAQIGQWVEEKHLARADEFIRRANDPVFVQSLGYEADSLEGYLYPETYYFSKRVGTDGILRALVKQFETVYTPEMEKRAQEIGMTRQEVVTLASIIEKETSVEAERPIISAVFHNRIRKNIPLQSDPTVIYSLPHFNGNLTRKNLRIPSPYNTYRIKGLPPGPIANPGRAALWAALYPAPVDYLYFVSKNDGTHYFSKTLAEHNRAVQKYQKRRLVKST, encoded by the coding sequence ATGGAGTTGACGGTACAAAAACGAATCGGCCGCATGGCGATTCCGCTCCTTTTCATCGGGACGGCCCTCCTGTTTGTGCTCGTGCAGGAGGTGACCTTTCTCTACATCCCGCCCGATCGGGATCGGGTTCAAAAGGTGCTGGAAATTCCGGAGGGGACGACACTCCGGAAGACCGCCCGGTTGCTTTTTCAAAACGGATTGATCACCAGCGTCGAGTCGTTTGTGGTGGTCGGCAAGATTCTGGCGATCGAGCGGCACATCATCCCGGGCGAATATGCCTTTCATACGCGGATGCTGCCGCTCGAGATTATAGGACTGCTGAAGAGCGGCCGGGTGATTGAGCACGAAATCACGATCCCGGAAGGATCGACCCTGGCTCAGATCGGACAATGGGTGGAGGAAAAACATCTGGCTCGGGCGGACGAGTTTATCCGACGGGCGAACGATCCCGTTTTTGTTCAATCGTTGGGATATGAAGCCGATTCGCTGGAGGGTTATCTCTATCCGGAAACGTACTATTTCTCCAAGCGCGTCGGAACGGACGGGATCCTACGGGCGCTCGTCAAGCAGTTTGAAACGGTCTATACGCCTGAGATGGAAAAACGGGCGCAGGAAATCGGGATGACGCGGCAGGAGGTCGTCACACTGGCATCGATTATCGAGAAGGAAACCTCGGTCGAGGCCGAACGGCCGATCATCTCGGCCGTGTTTCACAATCGGATCCGAAAAAACATTCCCCTGCAGAGCGATCCCACCGTGATTTACAGTCTTCCGCATTTCAACGGGAACCTGACCCGGAAGAACTTAAGAATTCCTTCTCCCTATAATACCTATCGCATCAAGGGACTTCCCCCGGGTCCGATTGCGAACCCCGGTCGGGCGGCGCTTTGGGCGGCGCTTTACCCGGCGCCGGTGGACTATCTCTATTTCGTTTCCAAGAACGACGGAACGCATTATTTCTCAAAGACGCTGGCCGAGCACAACCGGGCCGTCCAGAAATACCAAAAACGGCGCCTCGTAAAAAGCACGTAG
- the deoC gene encoding deoxyribose-phosphate aldolase, which produces MFSQAGELAGMIDHTRLAPDTTPADIRRVCKEARRHGFASVCIPPCYVEEAARGLAGSKVAVGTVIGFPMGYQSLFVKIVEAVEAVKRGAEELDLVVHLGAVKTGNADAVRTEVAQIRNAVAGARLKVILETGYLTRKEIVSACRWVREAGAVWVKTSTGFGPKGATAADVRLLKRSIGKGGFVKAAGGIRNLKMVEIMVQAGASRIGTSRGAEILKEYLRGSDQS; this is translated from the coding sequence ATGTTTTCACAAGCGGGCGAGCTGGCCGGAATGATTGACCACACGCGCCTGGCCCCGGACACGACGCCCGCAGATATCCGCCGGGTTTGCAAAGAGGCCCGGCGGCATGGTTTCGCGTCGGTTTGCATCCCGCCCTGTTATGTCGAGGAGGCGGCCCGCGGGCTCGCGGGATCGAAGGTGGCCGTCGGCACCGTCATCGGCTTTCCGATGGGGTATCAATCCCTGTTCGTGAAGATCGTCGAGGCTGTGGAGGCCGTCAAGCGCGGGGCCGAAGAGCTGGATCTGGTCGTCCACTTGGGGGCCGTTAAAACGGGAAACGCCGACGCCGTACGGACCGAGGTGGCCCAGATCCGGAACGCGGTTGCCGGGGCCCGGCTCAAAGTGATTCTCGAGACCGGCTATTTGACCCGGAAAGAGATCGTCTCGGCCTGCCGCTGGGTCCGGGAAGCGGGGGCCGTGTGGGTCAAGACCTCCACCGGATTCGGTCCCAAAGGAGCCACGGCGGCGGATGTCCGCCTGCTCAAGAGGTCGATCGGGAAGGGCGGATTCGTCAAGGCCGCGGGTGGAATCCGGAACCTCAAAATGGTGGAGATCATGGTCCAGGCCGGCGCCTCCCGAATTGGGACCAGCCGCGGCGCGGAGATTCTAAAAGAATACCTGCGCGGATCGGATCAATCATGA
- a CDS encoding nucleotidyltransferase domain-containing protein — MKPPKVSKEALTASDRQALDHLVAQLRKLYSERLRQVILYGHKSRGERGSDLDILVVIEGITDRFVEMSRIHRITGPITVEEDILITAVPVDAAYLDQQREDSFFAAILQDGITL; from the coding sequence ATGAAGCCCCCAAAAGTATCCAAGGAAGCCTTGACGGCGTCCGACCGACAGGCGCTGGACCATCTGGTCGCCCAGCTCCGTAAGCTCTATTCCGAGCGCCTGAGGCAGGTGATCCTCTATGGCCACAAGAGCCGCGGGGAGCGGGGGTCGGACCTGGATATCTTGGTTGTGATCGAGGGAATTACGGACCGCTTTGTTGAAATGAGCCGGATCCATCGGATCACCGGCCCGATCACCGTAGAGGAGGATATTCTGATCACGGCCGTTCCGGTCGACGCAGCCTACCTCGATCAGCAACGCGAAGACTCGTTCTTTGCCGCGATCCTTCAGGACGGGATTACGCTGTGA
- a CDS encoding RidA family protein gives MSIETRLKEQGIVLPIPPKPVANYVPAVRTGELLFTSGVLPMKEGKLAYEGKLGRDLTVEQGQDAARLALLNALAVVKQDQGNLDRVVRVVRLTGHVASAPGFVQQPAVLNGASDLLVAVFGEAGRHTRAALGAAELPLNSPIELELIVQVRP, from the coding sequence ATGAGCATCGAGACCCGGCTGAAGGAGCAGGGGATTGTGCTTCCGATCCCGCCCAAACCGGTGGCGAATTATGTGCCGGCCGTCCGGACCGGGGAATTGCTTTTTACCAGCGGGGTGTTGCCGATGAAAGAGGGGAAGCTGGCTTACGAAGGAAAACTGGGCCGGGACCTGACGGTGGAGCAGGGGCAGGATGCGGCCCGGCTGGCGCTGCTCAATGCACTGGCCGTTGTGAAACAGGACCAGGGAAACCTCGACCGAGTCGTCCGGGTCGTTCGGTTGACGGGACATGTCGCCTCGGCGCCGGGGTTCGTGCAGCAGCCGGCCGTGCTGAACGGCGCTTCGGATCTGTTGGTTGCGGTCTTCGGCGAGGCTGGCCGGCACACCCGCGCGGCACTGGGAGCGGCCGAACTGCCGCTGAACAGCCCGATCGAGCTTGAATTGATCGTGCAGGTCCGCCCGTGA
- a CDS encoding DMT family transporter translates to MFKTRRGRAELFLFATTFIWGGTFVVVKVGLGDFSPVLLVALRFSLAALVLFVFGLKRILRIDRVLLWKGSLLGSLLFLGFALQTIGLNDTTASKSAFITGLMVIFTPVFQFAIEKRVPKLGNLVGVAVVTAGLWLLTSPSGAGFTRGDALTLLCAAVFGLYIVMLDLFSKATEPLPLTFVQMLTPAILGWTTLPLLETPVWHPTANAITVLLYCALLGNVLSSYVQTRYQRDTTPTRAAIIFTVEPLWASILGYLMLKEMIGYWGMAGGALIIAGILVSELSDSVPSPPAEG, encoded by the coding sequence GTGTTCAAGACCCGGCGGGGCAGGGCGGAGCTTTTTCTTTTTGCGACCACCTTTATCTGGGGCGGGACATTTGTCGTCGTCAAGGTGGGGCTGGGAGATTTTTCACCGGTCCTCTTGGTGGCCCTTCGGTTTTCGCTGGCGGCCCTTGTTCTCTTCGTCTTCGGCCTCAAACGGATCCTCCGGATCGACCGGGTCCTGCTCTGGAAGGGGAGCCTGCTCGGTTCGCTCCTGTTTCTCGGGTTTGCGCTCCAGACCATCGGGCTGAACGACACCACGGCCTCGAAGTCGGCGTTTATCACCGGCTTGATGGTGATCTTCACGCCGGTCTTTCAATTCGCCATCGAGAAACGGGTCCCGAAACTCGGCAACCTTGTCGGCGTCGCGGTCGTCACGGCCGGGCTCTGGTTGCTGACGTCACCGTCCGGCGCCGGTTTCACGCGCGGAGACGCGCTCACACTGCTGTGCGCCGCGGTATTCGGCTTGTATATTGTCATGCTGGATCTCTTCTCGAAGGCGACGGAGCCTCTTCCCTTGACCTTTGTTCAGATGCTCACCCCGGCGATTTTGGGGTGGACGACGCTTCCCCTGCTCGAAACCCCTGTCTGGCATCCCACGGCGAACGCTATCACGGTCTTGCTCTACTGCGCCCTGCTCGGAAACGTCCTGAGCAGCTACGTCCAAACCCGGTATCAGCGCGATACGACCCCCACACGGGCCGCGATCATTTTCACCGTTGAACCGCTCTGGGCCTCGATACTGGGTTATCTGATGCTTAAAGAGATGATCGGGTATTGGGGAATGGCGGGCGGCGCGCTGATCATTGCGGGGATCTTGGTTTCGGAACTGTCGGATTCCGTGCCTTCTCCGCCAGCCGAAGGATGA
- a CDS encoding EVE domain-containing protein, producing MVRTPSYWLMKSEPDTFSIQDLKTCGVTGWDGVRNYQARNYLKNSIKVGDQVLFYHSSTYPSGIAGLAEVVREGYPDDTAFDPADLHYDSKSSPDHPIWYRVDVKFVKAFPSVIPVQTLRKTPGLENMVLLRHGRLSVQPVTKKEWKIILRLAEKARNPTVPKPRSPQ from the coding sequence ATGGTCCGAACTCCCTCCTATTGGTTAATGAAGTCCGAACCCGACACCTTCTCGATCCAGGACCTCAAGACCTGCGGCGTGACCGGCTGGGACGGCGTAAGGAATTACCAAGCACGGAATTACCTTAAAAACTCCATTAAAGTGGGAGACCAGGTTCTTTTTTACCACAGTAGCACGTACCCAAGTGGGATTGCTGGTCTTGCAGAGGTCGTAAGGGAAGGTTACCCGGATGACACGGCCTTTGACCCCGCCGATCTCCATTACGATTCCAAGAGCAGCCCGGATCATCCGATCTGGTACCGTGTGGACGTGAAGTTCGTGAAGGCCTTTCCGTCCGTCATCCCGGTCCAGACCCTCCGAAAAACACCGGGGCTCGAGAACATGGTCCTTCTCCGCCATGGCCGACTCTCCGTTCAGCCCGTCACGAAGAAAGAATGGAAAATCATCCTTCGGCTGGCGGAGAAGGCACGGAATCCGACAGTTCCGAAACCAAGATCCCCGCAATGA
- a CDS encoding DNA-binding protein, which produces MKNRFVILTSLCAVLIIGTETAGALERTGVVVTTMNAGSYTYLEVETKSGRYWAATPQMDLAVGNQVDVAPGSEMKDFYSPTLKRTFDSIIFTPSVKVIGNDPSPDKGGRSKPPGAQTQSGSKEVKTVEQVYADRETLKGKQVQVRGKVVKFNPGIMGKNFLHIQDGSGKEGTNDLAVTSQQDVKVGDHVLVSGTLDTDKDLGAGYTYKAILENASIKVE; this is translated from the coding sequence TTGAAAAACCGCTTTGTCATCTTGACGTCGCTGTGCGCGGTCTTAATCATCGGGACGGAAACGGCGGGGGCCTTGGAACGAACCGGCGTCGTGGTGACCACCATGAACGCGGGATCGTACACCTATCTTGAGGTCGAGACAAAAAGCGGTCGGTATTGGGCCGCCACACCCCAAATGGATCTGGCCGTCGGCAATCAGGTGGATGTTGCGCCCGGCTCGGAGATGAAAGACTTCTACAGCCCGACGCTGAAACGCACCTTTGACTCGATCATTTTTACTCCATCGGTCAAGGTAATCGGAAATGATCCTTCCCCCGACAAAGGCGGGCGGTCAAAACCGCCGGGCGCTCAAACACAGTCCGGTTCAAAAGAGGTTAAGACGGTGGAGCAGGTTTATGCCGACCGCGAAACTCTGAAAGGAAAACAGGTTCAGGTTCGCGGCAAGGTGGTGAAATTCAACCCCGGAATCATGGGAAAGAACTTCCTTCACATCCAGGACGGAAGCGGCAAAGAAGGAACGAACGACCTCGCCGTCACATCCCAACAGGACGTGAAGGTCGGCGATCATGTCCTCGTTTCGGGGACTCTGGACACCGATAAAGACCTCGGCGCCGGGTATACCTACAAGGCGATCCTCGAAAATGCCTCTATCAAAGTGGAGTAA
- a CDS encoding enoyl-ACP reductase — MSLLNGRKGIIFGVANEKSIAWAIARAMNQEGAELAFTYAGDALEKRVRPLAESVGAKLILPCDVTKDDQIQAVFDQVRSVFGHLDILVHAIAYANKEDLKADFLSTSRDGFRLAQDVSAYSLTVLARHAAPLMEGRPASILTLSYYGAEKVVPRYNVMGVAKAALEASVRYLAADLGPKGIRVNAISAGPIRTLASAGISGFLDMLHHVEARAPLRRNISADEVAGTALFLASDLSSGVTGEVIYVDAGYHIMGM; from the coding sequence ATGAGCCTTCTGAACGGTCGGAAAGGGATTATTTTCGGCGTCGCGAATGAGAAGAGCATCGCCTGGGCGATCGCGCGGGCGATGAACCAGGAGGGGGCCGAGCTGGCCTTTACCTATGCGGGCGACGCTCTGGAGAAGCGGGTCCGGCCGCTGGCCGAGAGCGTCGGGGCCAAGCTGATCCTTCCCTGCGACGTCACAAAGGACGATCAGATCCAAGCCGTCTTCGATCAGGTGCGGTCCGTCTTCGGCCATCTCGACATTCTCGTGCACGCGATCGCGTATGCCAATAAAGAAGATCTCAAAGCCGACTTTCTGAGCACGTCCCGGGACGGATTTCGGCTCGCGCAGGACGTCAGCGCCTACTCGCTCACGGTCCTGGCCCGCCATGCCGCGCCTCTAATGGAAGGCCGGCCGGCCAGTATTCTCACGCTCAGCTACTACGGCGCCGAAAAAGTCGTCCCGCGTTACAATGTGATGGGCGTAGCCAAAGCCGCCTTGGAGGCCAGCGTCCGTTACCTTGCGGCGGATCTGGGTCCGAAGGGGATTCGCGTCAACGCGATCTCGGCCGGTCCGATCCGAACGCTGGCCTCGGCCGGCATCTCGGGTTTTCTGGACATGCTTCATCACGTCGAGGCCAGGGCGCCTCTGCGGCGAAATATTTCTGCCGACGAAGTGGCCGGCACGGCCCTTTTTCTGGCCAGCGATCTGTCCAGCGGAGTCACGGGAGAAGTAATTTACGTCGACGCCGGCTATCATATCATGGGGATGTGA